Below is a window of Micromonospora chersina DNA.
CGACCCAGTGGAAGACCGCCCAGGGCCACGGGTACGACTCGTCCGGCCGGCCGACGACGCGCGGCTCCGGCACCGCAACGGGCAGGTGCCTCGCGAGGACCGGCAGCCACTCGTGCTCGAACTCGACCTGGTGGACCGCGGATTCGATCCGTGGCAGCCGGACCGCGAGGTCGTCGCCGAGGCGGTAGATCGCGTTGCTCGTACCGCCGGAGGCCACGGGCGTGACCGGCCGGTCCGCCCACTGCGGGAACTGCCCGGCGACGAGCCGTCGGACCAGGGCGCTGTCCGTGCGTACCTCGTCCCTGTGCATCTGCCCTGCGGGCATTCCGGCCCTCCTCCGGTCGCGGTCGTCCGTGCACGCTAACCGGACCCGCCGCCGATGTCCCCGGAGTTGTCTGTTCCTGGCTGACCCGAGTTCGTCGCACCCGTCGGGCAAGCTGGCCGCTACCGACCTGGCCGGAGCGATACCGGCCCCGACGACCTGGAGGACATCGTGGCGGTCAGCGCCGACGACCTCGACGCGGCACTGTCCAGCGTTGTCGCCAGCCTCCGACCCGCGGTCGGGCTGGACTGGTCCGTGCCCGCGGGCAGCCTGGAGTGGGACTGCTGGCACACCGCCGAGCACGTCGGTGACTGCCTGATGTCGTTCGCGGGCCAGCTCGTGGCCCGGCCGGAGAAGCGGTTCGTCCGCTTCATGGCAGCCGCCGACAAGGACGCGTCCCCGGCAGAGGTGCTGGAGTTCGCCGAGGCGGGTGGCCGCATCCTCGCCGCCACGGTCCGCACCACCGGGCCGGGGGTGCGGGCCTACCACCCCACCGGTCGAGCCGATCCGGAAGGCTTCGCCGCCATGGGGTGCGTGGAAGCCCTGCTGCACGGGGACGACATCGCTCAGGGCCTCGGTCTCGCCCTCGATCCCCCGCGTGACGTGTGCGCCCGGCTGCTCGCTCGGCTGTTTCCGGACGCGGCGCGCGACCTTGCCGATGTCGACCCGTGGACGGCGCTGCGGTGGTCCACCGGCCGCCTCGCGCTGCCGGGGCGCCCGCGACTGACGGAGTGGAGCTGGCGGGCCGCGCCGTTGGGCGAATGAACCTCTCCCCAGCGGGATGACGGCATGGACCGCTTCGACGGCCGCTGCTGGCTGGACTGGTGGGCGAACACCGCCGTCGCCCGGAGCCTTCTCGCTGACGTCCGCTAAGCGGGGAATTCGACGCCGGCGAGCGGAACACCGCGGTACGCGGCGAGGTGTTCGGCCTGTTCGACGATGTCCTTGCGCGTCGTCGCCGACAGCGTCCGCCACGGCTGGACGGCGACCTTGAAGGTCTTGCCGGACTTGCGGGGACGCCAGATGCCGACCAGTTCACCGTCGGCCAGGACGGCACCGGGACGACCCAGCACCGGCCACAACTCCTTGACGTGGGCCGTGTCCGGCACCAGGGTCGCCCGATCCTTGGCCTGGAGGAACAGATCGTACGGCCCGAGAAGACGGGTTGCCCTGCCATCAGCCGAGTCGAACGCCTGCTCGTCGCCGGCCAGCAGTGAGCGCACCTCGCCGTCGACCACCACCTCGATCACGTCCTCGGGCCAGCGTGCCTTCACGTCCTTGACCGGGGCGTCGAGATAGTCGGCCACGTGCCTGGGGGTGGCCGGGCCGAGCAGACGCAGATACGTGCGAACGAGGTCGAGTCGGTCGTCCGAGGTGGCCGCCTTCGTGAACCGGGGGATGCGTCGCAGGACCGGGGGCGACGTGTCGAGTTGCAACTCCAGCCCGGCCCGTACGGCGGCCAACCGGAACGGCATCTCGTAGAGGTGGGTGGCGTCGCACGGCCGGCAGAACCGCAGGTACGGCTCCGGCATCACCTTCGCCAAGCGGCCGGAGACGTCCCCCTTGACCGTCGGCTCGGTGACGACGGCCCGCATGTGAGCGGCTACCTCGTCGAGGGCGGCCATGATGCCGATTCCCGCCGCCTTCAACGGCTTCGCCGCGTCGTAGATGCGCTTCCCGGCGTCAGCGTCGGAGAACGGCTCGACCGCGGCCGCCACCTTCCCCGCGTCGGCGCGGCGGTAGAGGTGAGGAGCGCCGCGCACGGTCCACAGCAGGATCAGGTCCTCCGCGGACATCGCCGCCACATCGACCCCGCGGAGGGCCAGCGCCCACCGGGCGCCGTCCGGACCGGTGTCCTGCACCCCGATGTCGAGCACGGCGGTGTCTTCCAGCGTGCCCTCGGCCCGGTCCAGCTGCTGGGCGCTAACGCGGAAGTTCATCACCTGGCGCCGATCAACCACCCCTACACCCTAGTCAGCGCCCCCGACAGACGCGGTGCGCGAGGAGACTCAACCGGTTGCCGAGGGCGGCTTCACCACCTGATACATGTTGTGGTCCTGCCACCGGCCGGCGATGTTGAGGTATTCCGGCGCCATGCCGAACCGCACGAACCCGTTGCGCTCCAGCACCCGCTGGGATCTGACGTTGTGCAGCAGGGTCTCCGCCTGCACCCGGTGCAGCCCCAACTCCTCGAAGGCCACCCGCACGATCTCACGCACCGCCCTGGTCGCGAACCCTCGGCCGTTGTGACCGGCGCTGACCCAGTAGCCCATGGCGCAGGACTGGAAGGGGCCGCGCACGATGCCGTTGAGCGTGATGCGGCCGATCACCCGTCCGGACTCGTCGAGGATGACGTGGGGCAGCTTCGACCCCTGCTCGTGCTGCTGGAGATCGGCTTCGATGACGGCGTGCTGGCCGTCCGCCGTGAAGTAGTCCTCGCTCCGGATCGGGTCCCACGGCGCGAGGAACTCCCGGTTGGCGCGGAGCAGGTCGGCCAGGGTCGGCGCATCCTCCACGGTGATGAGTCGGGTGATCTTCATCCATCCATCGTCGCAGTCCCTCCCGACCGGCTTACAGCGCACCACCGCGCCGAGGGTACGGCCATAGCATTGCCCCGTGATCGAGGACTTCGCGGATCGACTCCTGCGCGACATGGCCGGCCTCGATCCCTGCACCGCGGTCGTGGAGGCCGGCGAGCAGGATGTCGACGGGCTCACCGACTATGGCCCGGAGGGCCACCAGGCCCGCGCGGACCTCGCCGCCCGCGCCCTCCGTGAGCTCGACATCCTGGGTGGCGCACTGCCGACCGTGACTCCGCTGCACGCCCACCTCGCCGAACGGCTGCGGACGCGTCTCGCCGTCCACGACGCCGGGGAGGACCTTCGCGAACTGCACACCGCGGCCACCGGCCCGCTCCAGCTCATCCGCCAGGCCGTCGAGGCCGCGGTGCCCGCCCGCGGCGCCGAGGGCGCGGCCGCCGAGGAGGGCGGGGCCCGCGTCGGCGCACGCATGGCCGCGATCCCCGCAGCCCTGGACGGGTACGCCCGCAGCCTCCTGCTCGCCGCCGAGCGCGGCATGCTGCCGGCACGCCGTCAGGTGGAACTCGTCAGGCAGCGCTGCCGCAACTGGGTCGACGACGACGTCGCCCTGGTGAAGCGCTACGGCGAAGGGCGCCAGCGGACGTCGTTGCAGGCCGCGGCGGCGGCTGCGCGCGAGGCGTACCAGAAATTTGCCCGGATGCTGACCGCGGACCTGGCGCCCCGGGCCGTCGCCGAGGAAGCGTTCGGCCCGCAGCGGTACGCACTCTGGGTGCGCACCTTCCTCGCGACCCGGCCAGATCTGCGCGAGCTGTACGACTGGGGCTGGGACGAGTTCCGGGCGACCGAGACAGAACTGACCGCTGAGGCGAAGGCCCTGGGCGGGAGCGTGCCGGAGGTGCTCGCCTGGCTCGCCAGCCCGGAAGCGCCCGGCACGCTGCACGGCAGGGAGGCGTTCGCCGCCTGGTTGCAGGAGCTGTTGGAGGCCACGACCGCGCGGCTGGACGGCGTGTACTTCGACATCCCCGCCCCGCTGCGGCGTATCGAGTCGCGGTTGACCACGTCGTCCGGCGTCGCCTACGTCGGACCGTCGCGGGATCTGACGCGGCCGGGCCGGGTCTGGTGGTCCCTCCCCGAGGGCGAGGCCAGCTTTCCCACCTGGTACGCCTACAGCGTCGCCTATCACGAGGGTGTACCCGGCCACCACCTCGACCTCGGCTCAGAGGTGTGCCGGGGCGGTCTCGGGTCGCGGCTGAAC
It encodes the following:
- a CDS encoding winged helix DNA-binding domain-containing protein, which produces MVDRRQVMNFRVSAQQLDRAEGTLEDTAVLDIGVQDTGPDGARWALALRGVDVAAMSAEDLILLWTVRGAPHLYRRADAGKVAAAVEPFSDADAGKRIYDAAKPLKAAGIGIMAALDEVAAHMRAVVTEPTVKGDVSGRLAKVMPEPYLRFCRPCDATHLYEMPFRLAAVRAGLELQLDTSPPVLRRIPRFTKAATSDDRLDLVRTYLRLLGPATPRHVADYLDAPVKDVKARWPEDVIEVVVDGEVRSLLAGDEQAFDSADGRATRLLGPYDLFLQAKDRATLVPDTAHVKELWPVLGRPGAVLADGELVGIWRPRKSGKTFKVAVQPWRTLSATTRKDIVEQAEHLAAYRGVPLAGVEFPA
- a CDS encoding GNAT family N-acetyltransferase — translated: MKITRLITVEDAPTLADLLRANREFLAPWDPIRSEDYFTADGQHAVIEADLQQHEQGSKLPHVILDESGRVIGRITLNGIVRGPFQSCAMGYWVSAGHNGRGFATRAVREIVRVAFEELGLHRVQAETLLHNVRSQRVLERNGFVRFGMAPEYLNIAGRWQDHNMYQVVKPPSATG
- a CDS encoding DUF885 domain-containing protein; this encodes MIEDFADRLLRDMAGLDPCTAVVEAGEQDVDGLTDYGPEGHQARADLAARALRELDILGGALPTVTPLHAHLAERLRTRLAVHDAGEDLRELHTAATGPLQLIRQAVEAAVPARGAEGAAAEEGGARVGARMAAIPAALDGYARSLLLAAERGMLPARRQVELVRQRCRNWVDDDVALVKRYGEGRQRTSLQAAAAAAREAYQKFARMLTADLAPRAVAEEAFGPQRYALWVRTFLATRPDLRELYDWGWDEFRATETELTAEAKALGGSVPEVLAWLASPEAPGTLHGREAFAAWLQELLEATTARLDGVYFDIPAPLRRIESRLTTSSGVAYVGPSRDLTRPGRVWWSLPEGEASFPTWYAYSVAYHEGVPGHHLDLGSEVCRGGLGSRLNLLGGLSGSQEGWALYAERFMDELGLYEQPGARLGHLYMQLLRAARVVLDIGLHLRLPIPSGDGARWTPEAALELLRDRCHQGPYAPAELARYLGRPGQALAYKAGERVWRAGRSSFPGDRREFHRHALELGSLGLDQLAAALHVRR